GCCCGAGCACACCCGGTCCGTGGTCAGCGACAGCATCCGTCGCCTGCCCGAGCTCCGCGGCGAGGGCGACGCGCAGCTGCGGGTATCCCCGATAGCCGAAGCTCTGGCAGGCGCGCACGACCGTCGCGCGGCCCACGCCCGCCTGATCGGCGAGTTCCTGCGCCGTCCACTCGACGACCGCTTCGGGCTGCTCGGAGATCAGTTCGGCGACGCGCCGTTCGCTCGGGCCGAGCGTGTTGCCTACGCTCGCGATGCGCACGGTGGGCGGGGTGCTAGACGAGAACACGGGCACGGGCTCCCTCCATGATCCGGCGGCGGATCACTCCGGACGCCCAGTCGATGAGCATCGTGACGATGACGACCACGATGAGCAGCACGCCCACCGTCGACCACTCACGGTACTGCGTGTACGAGGTGAGCATGTCACCGATACCGCCGACGCCGATCAGCCCGAGCACCGCGGACGAGCGGACATTGATCTCGAAACGGTACAGCCAGAACGACCAGAACGTGGGCGCGGCCTGCGGCCAGACCCCCCACCGCAGCACCTGCGACGTGCCTGCGCCGGCCGCACGGGCCGCTTCGATCGGCCCTGGCGAGACGCCCTCGACAGCTTCATATCCCCATTTGCCGAGTGTGCCGATGCCGTTGATGGCAAGAGCGAGAGCACCGGTGAACGGCGTGAGTCCGGTGACGGAGAGGATCACGACCGCGATGATGATCTCCGGCACTGCACGAATCAGCGAGAAGAGGCCGCGAAGGAGCGAACGCAGCCACGCGGGGCCGAAGCCGCGTGCAGCGAACAGGCTCAAGGGAGTGGCGAGGAGGATGCCGAGCACTGTGCCGACCCACGCCATCTCGACGCTGCGCCAGGTCTGCCACAGCGCCTCCGGCAGCTTCTCCCAATTCGGGGATCCGAACATCAGGAAGAGGTAGCGCACGATCTCCGATGGCAGGTCGACGAGCCGGACCCAGTTGATGTCGATCGACCAGAAGGCGAGTACGACGACCGCCGTGACGGCGATCCAGCCGGCGACGAGCCACGGCCTGCGCGGCCGCGCGGGGACGACGATGACGCTCATACCAGCCTCCGTCGGATGGCGGAGCTGGCGACGTCGATGACGACCACGACGATGAGGATCTCCAGGATGATCAGCGACAGCTGGTCGTAGCGGTAGAAGGTGCGCACCGAGTCGATGAGAAGCCCCATCCCGCCTGCACCGACGAGGCCGAGCACGCTCGACGCGCGCACGTTGAGCTCGAAGACGTACAGCGTCTGATTCGCGAAGGCGGGCCATGCGTCCGGCAGCGCGAGCGTGCGGTTGATCTTCGCCTGGGTGGCCCCGACGGCGCGGCCTGCTTCGAGAGGGCCGTCCTCGTTCGTGTCGATCGCCTCGGAGACGAGCTTGACGATGATGCCCACGTTGAAGAGCAGCAGAGCAAGGATGCCGGGGAGAGCTCCGACACCGACCATCGCGACGAGCACCGCAGCGTAGAGAAGATCGGGAACACTGCGGATCACGTTCAGGATGCCGCGGACGAGGACGCGCCAGAACGCGTTCGGGTTGGTGCTACGGGCAGCCCAGAAGCTCAGCGGAAGCGAGATGAGCGCGCCGACCGCGGTGGCGATGACCGCCATCTGCAGGGTCTCGGTGAGCGGCGCGACCGTCCGAGGGAAGAAGCTCCCAGTCCGGCACGAGAAGCTGGAGGACTTTGCCTGCACCGTTCTGCCAGTTGCGCGCGATTGCGCCGAAGTCGACGTCGATGCCGAATCCAGGCAGGCACATCACGACAGTGATCACGACGATCACGAGCGCGATGGCCGGCGCCTTCCACGCACCCCGCGGTTTGTCCGGGAGCTCGAGCGGCGGTCGTTCGCCCGACTTCGGACCGGCCGAGGTTGCGAGGCTCATGAAAGCCGATCCTCCGGACTGATCGAACGACCGTAGATCGCCTCGAAGTCGGAATCCGTCGCGCCTGCCGCATCCCCGTCGTACACGACTTCGCCTGCGCGCATGCCGATCATGCGCACGCCGTACTCGCGGGCGAGATCCAGCAGATGCAGGTTGACGATCACCGTGATGCCGAGGTCGCGGTTGATCCGACGAAGATCAGCCATCACGCCGTGGGCTGTCGGCGGGTCGAGGCTGGCCACCGGCTCATCGGCGAGCACGATGCGCGGTTCCTGTGCGAGAGCGCGGGCGATCGCCACGCGCTGCTGCTGGCCGCCGGAGAGGTTCGAGGCCCGCTGGTACAGCTTGGACAGGATGCCGACACTGTCGAGTGCGCGGTAGGCGAGCTGCTTGTCGCTCTCCGAATAGAGCCCGAGCAGGGTGCGCCAGAGCGGTGTGTGCGCGAGGCGGCCGACCAGGACGTTGTTCAGCACGCTGGCACGGCCGGCCAGATTGAACCCCTGGAAGACCATGCCGATGTCACCGCGCAGCCGGCGCAGCGCGCGCGGGGTCGCACCGCTGACCCGGTGCTCCCCCACGTCCAACGTGCCGCTCGTGACAGGGACGAGTCCGTTGATCGTGCGGATCAGCGTGGATTTCCCCGAACCGGAGAGCCCGACGACAGCGATCATCGAGCCCGCGGGGATATCGAGCGAGACGTCCTTCAGGGCGACCGTGCCGTTGGGGTATCGGACCGTGACGTCGTCGAGGCTGATGGACCACGGCGTGGACGCCGCAGCCGAGGCTGCGACGTCCACGTTCTCGAGCTGGTCGGGCACTTACTGCAGTCCCAGCGTTTCGGCGGCGCGCGCGACCACGTCGAGCGACTCAGGGTTCGCGGGTGCGAGCTTCGTGATCGAGTACACGCTCTCGAGGATCTTCGAGCCCTCTTCCGTATCGCTGAAGTCGGCCAGGGCTGTGGTGATGCGCTCCTGCAGCTCCGGGGAGAGGTCGGACGACAATGCGACGCCGTCGTTCGGGATCTCTTCGGTCAGCGCGAACACGACGACCTTCTGACCGACGTCAGGAGTGTCCTTGACGACGATGGAGCGGGCATCCCAGAAGCTGAACCCGACCTCTGCATCACCGCTGTAGACAGCGAGCACTGAGGCGTCGTTCGCCGTGACGGGGATCTGGTTGATGTCGGTGTCGGTGTCCAGGCCTGCCTCCTGCAGAGCGAGGACCGGGTAGATGTAGCCGGCCGGCGATCCGGGTCCGAGCAGTGCGACGTTCGCACCCTTGACCTTGTCGATGCTGTCGAGGCCCGCAGGCCCGGCCATCGCATCGGCACCGTTGCAGAACAGCATCCCGTCGCGCTCGACCGGGGCGTCGTCGCAGTACTTGTCGGGGTTGTTCGTCATGAACTGCGCGGGGTAGGTGATGTTGCCGTTGCGCTCGGTCTGCAGCACGACGGATGCGTCGTACATGTCATTGGCCTGCCACAGCTGCAGTGATGGCAGGAAGCCGATCTGCGCCTGGCCTGCGCCCATCGCCTCTACAGCCGCCTGATAGTCCTTCGAGACGACACCGGTGACCTCTATGCCGAGCTCCTCACTGAGGTAGTCGGTCAGCGGGGCCGCGGTGTCGACGAGGCCGTCCTGGTCCTGTGAAGGGACCAGTGCCAGCACGAGCGACTCCGGATCGGCGGCCGGGGCGCCGGAATCCCCTTCGGCGGTCGGAGTGGAGCATCCGGCGAGGGCGAGCAGAGCGCCGACCGCGACAAGGGCTGTCGCGGAGTGACGCAGGGTGGAGGTGCGCATGATCATCCTTCGTTGAGTGTGGTGAGGGCGGTGCGGTCGGAGGTGGAGTCGGCGGATCCCGCGAGCCACTCGCGCAACTGCGGCAGCAGCGTGGTGAGGGTGGCAGCACGGAAGGTGGGGTCAGCGTCAGGGTCGAAGAAGTCGCCGACGAGCGCGGTGGCATGCCCGCGTCTGTGCACCGGGGCGAGGTCGTTGTGCCAGATGTCGCCGATGCTGAGCACGCGACTGCCGGCGGGCAGCTCATCGAGGATCCGGTCGATGCCGGCGGGCTTTCTGGCGCTCGTCACGATGCGGTCGAAAAGTCCGTCGAGTCCCAGCGACGCCAGTGCCTCGTTCAGTCGGACGTCGGGGGCGTTCGTGACGAGGATGCGGTGAGCGTCGGCCTCCGCCAAGAACTGTGCAAGACCCTCTGGTGCGGTGATCGGCGCGTCAGCGGTGCCGAGCTGACCGCGGCTGGCGAGGTACGCACGGCTGAGATGGCCGGCATCCGCTCCGGCGACATCGGCCGCACGGCGCACCGCGTCGTACCCGTCGAGCGCATCGTCACCGCCTGCGGCGAGAGTTTGGCGGATGCCCTCGACGAACGATTCCGGCGCCCCGATTTCTGCGGCCGCCTGCTGCGCGTAAGCGAGTACCGGGCCGTCACCGAGTGCGATGGTGCCGTCGAAATCGAAGATGATGGTGGTGCGGTTTTTCACAGAGTGCTTTCCGATGGTGTGGACGCTTCGTCCAGTATGAGCAAACTTGATGGACGAAGCGACCACTTCTTGTGAACACCGCGTGAACTGTTCCACCCGGGCCTCGCCTAGGGTTGTCGCCGTGACAGAACTCGCCGTGCACTTCCTCGACGCCGCGTCCGCACGCGCCGCGCGTGACACTCCGGCAGATGCCGCGGCCGCCGTCGGCGTGCTCGAGTGGCTGACGACGAGCATCGAGCAGGACCGGGCAGCGGGCCGGTTCGAGGCGTGGGGGCGATCCACCTTGATCGACGAGAACGTCGGGAAGCCTGTGCTCGCGCGCGCTGTCTTCGAGCACCTTCATGAACTCGCCGGCGTCGAAGCGTCCTGGCCGATCGGCAACGCCGGACTCGTGCACTGCTACGGGTACCTGCTCTCGCGCATGAAGACGCCCTACGGACTGAAGCGGGAGCGTTGGCTGGGAGCGGATCTCGCCCGCGCGTACGGACAACCCGACGACGGCTTCGTACCGTGGTCGAGTGGGCAGACCCTGCTGGCGCGGGCGACGGAGGCGGCATCCGCGCTGCTCTCCGCACCCGCGCTCTCACGCACACTTCTCGTCGACGGCCGCGAGACCCAAGTGGCTTTCAGTGCGGGTGCCGGACGCGGCGCGCTCGCCTACGTCGTCGCGCCCGAAGCCGGCGCGGGGCCACTGCTCATCACGACTTTCCCGATCACGGACGTCGCCGCGATCATCGAGGACTTCGATTCCGAGCCACGACTGCGCTGGAACGCCGCCTGAATCCGGGCGGGTCCCACGCAGTGAGTGGCGCAGCATGCCTAGTCTTGACAGGTGAATCTCTCGCTGCGCCCGAGCCGTGTCGACGACGCGGAATGGATCGCCGAGTTGCGGGCCGTCGTCCTGCGGGATGATCTCGAACGACTCGGCCGCTTCGACCCGGTGCGAGTCCGTGAGCGCTTCCTGACGGCGTTCAACGTGACACTGACGCGGATCATCGTCGTCGGCGGTGCAGATGTCGGCTCGATCGCCGTCCGCCCGGCCGAAGACGGCACTTGGATCGAGCACTTCTATCTGGATGCCGCGCTGCAAGGGCAAGGGATCGGAAGCGGCGTTCTCGGATCCGTATTGGCGGAGCAGAGCCATTTCCGCCTGAACGTGCTGCAAGGCAGCCGCGCCAGGCACCTGTACGAACGACACGGATTCGAACTCGACTACGAGGATGAGGTCGACGTCTTCATGCACCGCCCCGGGTGATCAGGAAGCGCGAATCGCTCACCCGCGCGCAGCACGCCCGCGCGCGAACAGCACCCGGGCGCATCCCCACCCCATCAGCGCCACACCGACCACGACGAAGACGACGCCGAACAGCCACACGGCGTCGTCCCAGTAGAAGTAGCCGTATGACGTCGCCTGCAGGAAGCGGTCTAGATCCTCGGGGAACTCCGCGATGCTGCCGCCGTCGCCGAACACCCACAGGCCGATGCCGAGAACCGTGGCGCCGAGGCCGCAGAACACGAAAGCAGTCGTGGAATCCCGCTGCTCCGCCCCGACCTTCTCGAGATGCGAGCCTGCCCCGGCGATGTGCGGTGCTCTGATCGAGATCACGGGCATGGTGATGATCAGCGCCACGCCGAGCGGAACGCACATGCCGATGACATACCCTCCCAACGGCACGAGGAAGAGCTGGCTCGCCATCCCCTCGCTCCACCAGTAGTGAAAGCCGCCGTTGGCCGCCTCGGCATCGGCGATCGTCTGCCGGACACCGGGGAAGATGACAGCGATCGCCTGGACGACCGCCACCGGCAGCGCGACGAATGCAGGGGCGATGATGCACGACGACACGAGTCGGATGAGGACAGTGCCGATGCTCGCCAGCCGCTTCCACGCGATCTCGAGCATGCACCAACCGGCATAGATGCCAGGAGCCGCGACGGTGAGATTTCCCCAGAGACGATCGCCACCGGCATCGGTCATGGACTCGAAGACGCCCCACACGCCGGCTGCGATCGCGGCGATCAGTACGACGAGATTCATGCCGCTGAGGAGCGACCGGAACTCGTCCCTCCAGAGGCGCGAATCCTCCGAAACGGCAGCTGTGTCAGACATGGCGCCCTCTCCCCGGTGTCAGGTCCACGCCAGATTACCGCGGCGAGTGCGCCTCCAAGAACTCGTACACGTCCGTCGTGTCGACTCCGGGGAACGCCCCGGTCGGCAGAGTAGCGAGCAACGTGCGCGGGGTCTTGACGTTCGGCCAGGACTGCTCGCGCCAGCGCTCCTCCAGGTCGGCGGGCGCCCTCCGGCAGCACACTTCGACCGAATGCTTGGAGACGCCGCGGTTGGGAGTGTCCCTCCCGACGAACCACTTCGTGTCGTCGAAGCGCACCCCGACGCTCACCGAGTGCAGCCCCTCGCTGGAGGCCTCGACCCGCGCAGTGCACCAGTAGGTGCCGTTGCCGGTGTCGGTGTACTGGTAGTAGGGGTTGAAGCGGTCGTCCTCGTCGAACACGACGCGGCTCGTCCACCGGCGGCAGCACATCTGCCCTTCGATGGAGCCGAGCCGGTCGGTGGGGAAGTTCACATCGTCGTTCTCATACGCCTTCGTGATCGTGCCCGATTCGTGCACCTTGAGGAAGTGCACCGGGATGTCGAGATGCCGCGTGGCGAGGTTCGTGAAGCGGTGCGCCGCGGTCTCGTATGACACTGAATACGCATCGCGCAGGTCTTCGATCGAGATGGCCTTGCGTTGCTTCGCGGCCTGCAACGCAGGCACGACGTGCGCTTCGGGGATGAGGAGCGCCCCGGTGAGATAGTTCGTCTCCACCCGCTGGCGCAGGAACTCCGCGTAGCTGCGCGGCTCTGAGTGCCCCAGCATCCGGCTCGACAGCGCCTGCAGCACTGCGGTGCGCGCGTCGCCCTTGGCCGGCACACTGCTCGAGAGGTACAGGCGTCCATTAGCGAGATCGGCGACGCTGCGTGTGGTCTGCGGCAGGTCCGGGGCGTAGTGCAGCGTGAAGCCGAGATAGGCGGCGATCTCGGATGCTGTGCGCTGAGTCAGCGGACCGCCGGGGTGGCCGACCGCCTGCAGGATCTCGGCCGCCTTCGCCTCGAGATCGAGAAAATGGTTGTCCTGTCGCCGCATGAGGTGTCGCAGCTCGACGTTTGCGCGGCGGGCCTCCTCCGGGGTCGCGGCGCGCTCATCCTTCAACCGATCGATCTCGCCGTGCAGCGCGAGCATGGCCTTCAGCGCATCCGTCGGCACACTCTTGGCGATGCGGAACGGATCGATGCCGAGCGCCTGGAACGTCTGTCCTTTCATGGCGCGTTCGAGCGCGATCTCGACCGCGCTGCGCTCATCGAGCGGCTCGCCCTCGAGCAGCGCGTCGATGCCGGTGCCGAGCGCACGGGCGATCGACTGCAGCAGGGTGAGTTTCGGCTCGCGCTTGCCGGTCTCGATCATCGACAGCTGGCTGGGCGCCCGATCGACCGCGGTGGCGAGATCTTCCAGCGTCATACCGCGTGCTGTGCGGAGCTGTCGGATGCGGCGGCCGATTGTGAGGGCGTCAGTGTCTTCTGCAGCGTCAACGGTGCTCATGCGGGCGATTCTGTCACGAAAGCAGAAATTCAACCAATCTTCACACCTGAATTGTTCAGTCGAGGGGTGGAACTTCACTCAGAGTGGTGTCAAGCCACTCGGTTTCGCTACCGGGACCATCCGAAGAAGGAGACGCCATGACGAACATCGCACCTCGCCCCGCCGGCCTGCGAGCCGGAGACCAGACGCAGACCGCAGCGCAGCTCCAGGAGATTTGGGACACCGACCCCCGCTGGGATGGCGTCGAGCGCACGTACACCGCGGAGGACGTCATCCGGATCCGCGGCTCGGTCCGCGAAGAGTCAACGCTCGCGCACCGCGGGGCGGAGAACCTCTGGAACCTCCTGCACACCGAGGACTACGTCCGCGCGCTCGGCGCCTACACCGGTGGCCAGGCTGTGCAGCAGGTGCGCGCGGGACTCAAGGCGATCTACCTCTCCGGCTGGCAGGTCGCCGCCGACGGCAACCTCGCAGGTCAGACCTATCCCGACCAGTCGCTGTACCCGGCGAACTCCGTGCCCGCCGTCGTCCGCCGCATCAACAACGCCCTGATCCGCCAGGACCAGCTCGAGCACGCCGAGGGCAACACGACGCAGGACTGGTTGGCCCCGATCGTCGCGGACGCCGAGGCCGGATTCGGCGGCCCGCTGAACGCGTACGAACTGGCGTCGTCGCTCATCCAGTCCGGCGCAGCCGGCATCCACTGGGAGGACCAGCTGGCCAGCGAGAAGAAGTGCGGCCACCTCGGCGGCAAGGTGCTCGTTCCCACCCAGCAGCACATCCGCACCCTGAACGCGGCACGACTCGCGGCAGACGTCGCAGGTGTTCCGACGGTGATCATCGCTCGCACGGATGCCCTCGCCGCCGACCTGCTCACCAGCGACGTCGACGAGCGCGACCAGGCGTTCACCACCGGCGAGCGCACCAGCGAGGGCTTCTACCGGATCCGCCCCGGGATCGAGTCGGTGATCAGCCGCGGCCTCGCGTTCGCGCCGTACGCCGACCTGATCTGGGTGGAGACCGGTGAGCCCGACATCGAGCTCGCCCGGGAGTTCGCGAAGGCCGTGCACGCCGAGTTCCCCGGCAAGCTGCTCGCGTACAACTGCTCCCCGAGCTTCAACTGGAAGAGCAAGCTGTCGGATGCCGAGATCGCCACGTTCCAGCAGGAGCTGGCCGACCTGGGCTACAAGTTCCAGTTCATCACCCTGGCCGGCTTCCACGCCCTGAACTACTCGATGTTCGACCTCGCCCGCGGCTACGCCGATCGCGCCATGAGCGCGTACGTCGAGCTGCAGGAAGCAGAGTTCGCCGCAGAGGCAGACGGCTACACCGCCACCAAGCACCAGCGCGAGGCGGGCACCGGCTACTTCGACGTCATCTCCACGGCGCTCAACCCCGACAGCGCCACCCTCGCCCTCGCCGGCTCCACCGAAGCCGCCCAGTTCCACTGACTTCTGCAGTTCCACTGACTTGCAAAGGACTTCATCATGACCACTCCCACCGCTCCCCCGGCCACGCCGACCATCCAGCAGGGTCCGGCCCTGCACATCACCGGGCCGCTGCGCGACCGCTTCGACGAGATCCTGACGCCGGAGGCGATCGCCTTCCTCAGCGAGCTGCACCACCGCTTCGCCGCGCGTCGCCATGACCGGCTCGCAGACCGCATGCGCCGCCGCTTCGAGATCGGCAACGGGCACGACCCCCGCTTCCGCGATGACACTCGTCACATCCGTGACGACGCGGACTGGCG
The DNA window shown above is from Microbacterium murale and carries:
- a CDS encoding helix-turn-helix domain-containing protein — translated: MSTVDAAEDTDALTIGRRIRQLRTARGMTLEDLATAVDRAPSQLSMIETGKREPKLTLLQSIARALGTGIDALLEGEPLDERSAVEIALERAMKGQTFQALGIDPFRIAKSVPTDALKAMLALHGEIDRLKDERAATPEEARRANVELRHLMRRQDNHFLDLEAKAAEILQAVGHPGGPLTQRTASEIAAYLGFTLHYAPDLPQTTRSVADLANGRLYLSSSVPAKGDARTAVLQALSSRMLGHSEPRSYAEFLRQRVETNYLTGALLIPEAHVVPALQAAKQRKAISIEDLRDAYSVSYETAAHRFTNLATRHLDIPVHFLKVHESGTITKAYENDDVNFPTDRLGSIEGQMCCRRWTSRVVFDEDDRFNPYYQYTDTGNGTYWCTARVEASSEGLHSVSVGVRFDDTKWFVGRDTPNRGVSKHSVEVCCRRAPADLEERWREQSWPNVKTPRTLLATLPTGAFPGVDTTDVYEFLEAHSPR
- the phnE gene encoding phosphonate ABC transporter, permease protein PhnE; its protein translation is MQAKSSSFSCRTGSFFPRTVAPLTETLQMAVIATAVGALISLPLSFWAARSTNPNAFWRVLVRGILNVIRSVPDLLYAAVLVAMVGVGALPGILALLLFNVGIIVKLVSEAIDTNEDGPLEAGRAVGATQAKINRTLALPDAWPAFANQTLYVFELNVRASSVLGLVGAGGMGLLIDSVRTFYRYDQLSLIILEILIVVVVIDVASSAIRRRLV
- a CDS encoding phosphate/phosphite/phosphonate ABC transporter substrate-binding protein, whose amino-acid sequence is MRTSTLRHSATALVAVGALLALAGCSTPTAEGDSGAPAADPESLVLALVPSQDQDGLVDTAAPLTDYLSEELGIEVTGVVSKDYQAAVEAMGAGQAQIGFLPSLQLWQANDMYDASVVLQTERNGNITYPAQFMTNNPDKYCDDAPVERDGMLFCNGADAMAGPAGLDSIDKVKGANVALLGPGSPAGYIYPVLALQEAGLDTDTDINQIPVTANDASVLAVYSGDAEVGFSFWDARSIVVKDTPDVGQKVVVFALTEEIPNDGVALSSDLSPELQERITTALADFSDTEEGSKILESVYSITKLAPANPESLDVVARAAETLGLQ
- the aceA gene encoding isocitrate lyase, translated to MTNIAPRPAGLRAGDQTQTAAQLQEIWDTDPRWDGVERTYTAEDVIRIRGSVREESTLAHRGAENLWNLLHTEDYVRALGAYTGGQAVQQVRAGLKAIYLSGWQVAADGNLAGQTYPDQSLYPANSVPAVVRRINNALIRQDQLEHAEGNTTQDWLAPIVADAEAGFGGPLNAYELASSLIQSGAAGIHWEDQLASEKKCGHLGGKVLVPTQQHIRTLNAARLAADVAGVPTVIIARTDALAADLLTSDVDERDQAFTTGERTSEGFYRIRPGIESVISRGLAFAPYADLIWVETGEPDIELAREFAKAVHAEFPGKLLAYNCSPSFNWKSKLSDAEIATFQQELADLGYKFQFITLAGFHALNYSMFDLARGYADRAMSAYVELQEAEFAAEADGYTATKHQREAGTGYFDVISTALNPDSATLALAGSTEAAQFH
- a CDS encoding GNAT family N-acetyltransferase — protein: MNLSLRPSRVDDAEWIAELRAVVLRDDLERLGRFDPVRVRERFLTAFNVTLTRIIVVGGADVGSIAVRPAEDGTWIEHFYLDAALQGQGIGSGVLGSVLAEQSHFRLNVLQGSRARHLYERHGFELDYEDEVDVFMHRPG
- a CDS encoding amino acid deaminase, which encodes MTELAVHFLDAASARAARDTPADAAAAVGVLEWLTTSIEQDRAAGRFEAWGRSTLIDENVGKPVLARAVFEHLHELAGVEASWPIGNAGLVHCYGYLLSRMKTPYGLKRERWLGADLARAYGQPDDGFVPWSSGQTLLARATEAASALLSAPALSRTLLVDGRETQVAFSAGAGRGALAYVVAPEAGAGPLLITTFPITDVAAIIEDFDSEPRLRWNAA
- a CDS encoding HAD family hydrolase, which produces MKNRTTIIFDFDGTIALGDGPVLAYAQQAAAEIGAPESFVEGIRQTLAAGGDDALDGYDAVRRAADVAGADAGHLSRAYLASRGQLGTADAPITAPEGLAQFLAEADAHRILVTNAPDVRLNEALASLGLDGLFDRIVTSARKPAGIDRILDELPAGSRVLSIGDIWHNDLAPVHRRGHATALVGDFFDPDADPTFRAATLTTLLPQLREWLAGSADSTSDRTALTTLNEG
- the phnE gene encoding phosphonate ABC transporter, permease protein PhnE is translated as MSVIVVPARPRRPWLVAGWIAVTAVVVLAFWSIDINWVRLVDLPSEIVRYLFLMFGSPNWEKLPEALWQTWRSVEMAWVGTVLGILLATPLSLFAARGFGPAWLRSLLRGLFSLIRAVPEIIIAVVILSVTGLTPFTGALALAINGIGTLGKWGYEAVEGVSPGPIEAARAAGAGTSQVLRWGVWPQAAPTFWSFWLYRFEINVRSSAVLGLIGVGGIGDMLTSYTQYREWSTVGVLLIVVVIVTMLIDWASGVIRRRIMEGARARVLV
- the phnC gene encoding phosphonate ABC transporter ATP-binding protein, with amino-acid sequence MPDQLENVDVAASAAASTPWSISLDDVTVRYPNGTVALKDVSLDIPAGSMIAVVGLSGSGKSTLIRTINGLVPVTSGTLDVGEHRVSGATPRALRRLRGDIGMVFQGFNLAGRASVLNNVLVGRLAHTPLWRTLLGLYSESDKQLAYRALDSVGILSKLYQRASNLSGGQQQRVAIARALAQEPRIVLADEPVASLDPPTAHGVMADLRRINRDLGITVIVNLHLLDLAREYGVRMIGMRAGEVVYDGDAAGATDSDFEAIYGRSISPEDRLS